A stretch of Solea senegalensis isolate Sse05_10M linkage group LG10, IFAPA_SoseM_1, whole genome shotgun sequence DNA encodes these proteins:
- the LOC122776506 gene encoding G1/S-specific cyclin-D1-like isoform X1 encodes MIQATATRCTSRPETVGRVRSMEPQLLCCEADRPARAYRDSNLLTDRVLRALLLAEEKYLPAPNYFKCVQREIAPYMRRIVATWVLEVCEEQRCEEEVFPLAMNYMDRFLSVEPTKKNHLQLLGAACMFLASKLKETIPLTAEKLCIYTDNSITPAQLLQMELLVLNKLKWDLASVTPLDFIDHFLFQLPVRRESRPILRKHAQTFVALCATDNKFIASPPSMVAAGSMVAAVEGLQIKLVGSALKSQKLTEQLAQIIRSDPDCLRACQEQIESLLETSLRQAQQQHIGVTMETKNIGEGQDLSTTPTDVRDVNI; translated from the exons GCAGGGTTCGGTCAATGGAGCCCCAGTTGCTGTGCTGTGAGGCGGACAGGCCTGCCAGGGCCTACCGGGACTCCAACCTGTTGACTGACCGGGTCCTGCGTGCGCTGCTGCTGGCAGAAGAGAAGTATCTGCCAGCTCCAAACTACTTCAAATGCGTCCAGAGGGAGATCGCTCCGTACATGCGGAGGATAGTGGCTACCTGGGTGCTGGAG GTGTGTGAGGAGCAAAGGTGTGAGGAGGAAGTCTTCCCTCTGGCTATGAACTACATGGACCGCTTCCTGTCCGTGGAACCCACAAAGAAGAATCACCTGCAGTTACTGGGAGCTGCCTGTATGTTCCTGGCATCCAAACTGAAGGAGACAATCCCTCTCACTGCAGAGAAACTCTGCATCTACACAGACAACTCTATCACACCTGCTCAGCTCTTG CAAATGGAGCTGCTGGTTTTGAACAAACTCAAATGGGATCTGGCGTCGGTGACCCCGCTCGATTTCAtcgaccacttcctgtttcagctGCCGGTCAGGCGAGAGAGCCGGCCCATTCTCAGGAAACATGCTCAGACCTTCGTGGCACTGTGTGCCACAG ACAACAAATTCATCGCCAGTCCTCCGTCCATGGTGGCAGCAGGCAGcatggtggcagcagtggagggCCTACAAATAAAACTGGTAGGAAGTGCCCTGAAGTCGCAGAAACTGACAGAGCAGCTTGCACAGATCATCAGGAGTGACCCG GACTGTCTCCGAGCGTGTCAGGAACAAATCGAGTCCCTGCTGGAGACCAGCCTCAGACAggcacaacagcaacacattgGCGTTACTATGGAAACTAAGAACATTGGTGAGGGGCAGGACCTCTCAACTACACCTACAGATGTCCGTGACGTAAACATCTGA
- the LOC122776506 gene encoding G1/S-specific cyclin-D1-like isoform X2 produces MEPQLLCCEADRPARAYRDSNLLTDRVLRALLLAEEKYLPAPNYFKCVQREIAPYMRRIVATWVLEVCEEQRCEEEVFPLAMNYMDRFLSVEPTKKNHLQLLGAACMFLASKLKETIPLTAEKLCIYTDNSITPAQLLQMELLVLNKLKWDLASVTPLDFIDHFLFQLPVRRESRPILRKHAQTFVALCATDNKFIASPPSMVAAGSMVAAVEGLQIKLVGSALKSQKLTEQLAQIIRSDPDCLRACQEQIESLLETSLRQAQQQHIGVTMETKNIGEGQDLSTTPTDVRDVNI; encoded by the exons ATGGAGCCCCAGTTGCTGTGCTGTGAGGCGGACAGGCCTGCCAGGGCCTACCGGGACTCCAACCTGTTGACTGACCGGGTCCTGCGTGCGCTGCTGCTGGCAGAAGAGAAGTATCTGCCAGCTCCAAACTACTTCAAATGCGTCCAGAGGGAGATCGCTCCGTACATGCGGAGGATAGTGGCTACCTGGGTGCTGGAG GTGTGTGAGGAGCAAAGGTGTGAGGAGGAAGTCTTCCCTCTGGCTATGAACTACATGGACCGCTTCCTGTCCGTGGAACCCACAAAGAAGAATCACCTGCAGTTACTGGGAGCTGCCTGTATGTTCCTGGCATCCAAACTGAAGGAGACAATCCCTCTCACTGCAGAGAAACTCTGCATCTACACAGACAACTCTATCACACCTGCTCAGCTCTTG CAAATGGAGCTGCTGGTTTTGAACAAACTCAAATGGGATCTGGCGTCGGTGACCCCGCTCGATTTCAtcgaccacttcctgtttcagctGCCGGTCAGGCGAGAGAGCCGGCCCATTCTCAGGAAACATGCTCAGACCTTCGTGGCACTGTGTGCCACAG ACAACAAATTCATCGCCAGTCCTCCGTCCATGGTGGCAGCAGGCAGcatggtggcagcagtggagggCCTACAAATAAAACTGGTAGGAAGTGCCCTGAAGTCGCAGAAACTGACAGAGCAGCTTGCACAGATCATCAGGAGTGACCCG GACTGTCTCCGAGCGTGTCAGGAACAAATCGAGTCCCTGCTGGAGACCAGCCTCAGACAggcacaacagcaacacattgGCGTTACTATGGAAACTAAGAACATTGGTGAGGGGCAGGACCTCTCAACTACACCTACAGATGTCCGTGACGTAAACATCTGA